The following nucleotide sequence is from Halapricum desulfuricans.
GTTATCTCCCCTCGGTTGTACTGACTGAGCGCGTCTGCCTGATACTCGTTCACCTGTTCCATCCGCCTTTCGAGCATCTGTATCGCAGTGCGTACGGCAGCGGTCCGCTCTGAGACCGTGTGTGAATCCCCATATTCACTGCTGAACGATGCGGTAATCAGTCGCGTACCGATGCGATCAGTGTCAATCTGTGTGGCTGCAGTCACATCGACACCACTCTGTAGTAAGACGACACGCTCCAGATTCTCCTCAGACACGTGCCCGTAGTTACTCGTTCCGTTGACTTCCACAATAGAAGACTCAAGCGACTGCTCGGTGCCCCCGGTCGATTGAGTGAACCCAGCTGCTGCACCGCTTGCGACGAGTGTGAAAATAACAAGCGACAAGCCTATGCTGCTGGTGCCGGGAACGTTCATGCTGTTCTCATCTATAGAATGAGAACGCAAAAACCTATCCACAGAGAAAACAGACCGGGTGTCTCGGCATCGCTTGGCGACTGATCTGAGTTGAAGCGGTTCTTGTCCATACACGAATATTTGTTAAACCTGACGGAGTACGGTGATAGAAAGGGTTTTCCGCCAGCGGGAAACATCCCCCAGTACACAATGCCCGCGTGGTCCCGCGTTACCGTCGCCGTCGCGCTGGCAAGCGTCCTCCTCGTTGCCGGCATCGCGCCCCTGCATGCCCTCTCTCCCGGGGCGGCGCCTACTAGCGAGTCTCACTCACACGCCGTCGGCGCGCAGGTACAGGCGCTCCCGGAGTCGTCGTTCGAGGTCGCGACCACGTATCGAATCGATGTCCAGTCAGACGGCGACGCCCGGTGGACGATCAACCGGACCTTCCGCTTTGAGAACGCCTCACATCGCGAGGGCTTCGAGACGGTCGCAGACCGGTTCGTCGGCGGGGAGTATTCCGGGCAGACTGTCGACGCGTTCGAGGGTGCGAGCGACCTCGCCGCCGAAACGACCGGTCGGGAAATGGGAATTGCGGACGTGAGCCGCGACGCGCGAACCGGGAACGATAGCGGTTCGCTCCTGCTGTCGTTTACCTGGGCGAACTTCAGCCACGAGAACGGGAACCGTCTCCACGTCGACGACGTCTTTCAGACCGATCCGCGCTGGTTTCCCGACCTCTCTGGACGCGAGACGTTGATCATCGCTCGGCCGGCCGGGTACCAGTACTACAGCGCCAGCACGAACGTCCAGAATCAGTTGCTCCGCTGGGAGGGGCCCCACACCTTCGGAGCGAGCCGCCCATACGCCGTCTTCAGCCCGATTTCTCCTCCCTCCGACACGACGACCGGACCCCCGAACGGGACGACGTCTCAAACGGACGGTCCGGCCGCGTTCGTCCTCGGTGCCGTCGCGTTGCTCGGCGTACTCGTCGTGCTCGGGTACGCGGCTCGCGTCGGGAAACTCCCCGGACGGCGACCGACGGTCGACTCCGGATCGAACTCGTCGGCGGCCGCCGGTGTGTCACAGACTGGCAACGAGCCGAATGGCAATACCGACGGGCAGAGAGCGGTTGCCGACGAACGCGGCGAGAGCGCCGACAGCGAAGGCGCGGGTGACGGTGCACACGCGGCCGGAAGCACTGCAGCGGCGATAACGGAGGAAGTGACCGAAGAGGCCGACAAGCGCGACGAACGGAGCGAAGACGAGATTGCCGAGGAACTGTTGAGCGACGAGGAGCGCGTCGAGCGCTTGCTCGACGAGCACGGCGGACGGATGAAACAGGCCCGCATCGTCGAGGAGACCGGCTGGTCGAACGCCAAGGTCTCACAGCTGCTCTCGGCGATGGACGAAGACGGCCGCATCGAGAAGCTCCGGATCGGTCGCGAGAACCTCATTTCGCTCCCCGACGAGGAGTCTGATCAGTAGGTCGGGCAGCGATTGCTGTGACGCGACGTCCGGCACTGCCGGAAACGTTTACACGCTCGCGGCCGTCAGGCACGTCCGATGAAGATTCTCGTCACGATAACGGAGGCCAGATCCGTCGACACGATCTTCGAGATCGACGGGCTCGATATCGACGACCGATACCTCTCGAGCGACCTCAACGAGTGGGACGCCTACGCGCTCGAAGAGGCCGTCCGGCGCACCGAAGACGAGGGCGGCGAGGTCGTCGCCGTCACGATCGGTCCCGAGGGCGTCGAGGGGACGATCAGACAGACACTGGCGAAAGGCGCCGACCGG
It contains:
- a CDS encoding helix-turn-helix transcriptional regulator, with translation MPAWSRVTVAVALASVLLVAGIAPLHALSPGAAPTSESHSHAVGAQVQALPESSFEVATTYRIDVQSDGDARWTINRTFRFENASHREGFETVADRFVGGEYSGQTVDAFEGASDLAAETTGREMGIADVSRDARTGNDSGSLLLSFTWANFSHENGNRLHVDDVFQTDPRWFPDLSGRETLIIARPAGYQYYSASTNVQNQLLRWEGPHTFGASRPYAVFSPISPPSDTTTGPPNGTTSQTDGPAAFVLGAVALLGVLVVLGYAARVGKLPGRRPTVDSGSNSSAAAGVSQTGNEPNGNTDGQRAVADERGESADSEGAGDGAHAAGSTAAAITEEVTEEADKRDERSEDEIAEELLSDEERVERLLDEHGGRMKQARIVEETGWSNAKVSQLLSAMDEDGRIEKLRIGRENLISLPDEESDQ